A single window of Microbispora hainanensis DNA harbors:
- a CDS encoding YbhB/YbcL family Raf kinase inhibitor-like protein, whose amino-acid sequence MKIGRLSGGVLLAVVLAGCSSGSVPPSGALKVSSPAFADGAAIPGKYACARQGGEDVSPPLAWSGVPEDARELAIVVDDPDAPGGTYVHWIVTGIPVTETSVPEGRAPGRVLPGSGGTAGYAGPCPPSGVHHYHFVVYALPGPITPSGDAVAIHKQIKEAAIGSGETVGTWSN is encoded by the coding sequence ATGAAGATCGGCAGGCTGTCCGGCGGAGTCCTCTTGGCGGTCGTCCTCGCGGGGTGCTCGTCCGGGAGCGTCCCGCCCTCGGGCGCGCTGAAGGTGAGCAGCCCGGCCTTCGCCGACGGCGCCGCGATCCCCGGGAAATACGCGTGCGCCCGGCAGGGAGGCGAGGACGTCTCGCCCCCGCTGGCCTGGAGCGGCGTTCCCGAGGACGCTCGCGAGCTGGCGATCGTGGTGGACGACCCGGACGCGCCCGGCGGGACGTACGTCCACTGGATCGTGACCGGCATCCCCGTCACCGAGACGAGCGTGCCCGAGGGCCGAGCCCCGGGGAGGGTCCTGCCGGGCAGCGGCGGCACCGCCGGCTATGCCGGGCCCTGCCCGCCGAGCGGGGTGCATCACTATCACTTCGTCGTTTACGCGCTGCCCGGCCCGATCACGCCCAGCGGCGACGCTGTGGCGATCCACAAGCAGATCAAGGAGGCCGCGATCGGCTCGGGCGAGACCGTCGGCACCTGGAGCAACTGA
- a CDS encoding PDR/VanB family oxidoreductase has protein sequence MPVTEAELDVKVAGKEPVADGVVLLSLVRPDGGPLPAWTPGAHLDLLLAPGLVRQYSLCGDPGDSSVFQVAVLRERDGRGGSAYVHDRLAEGDTVRMRGPRNRFGLDESPRYLFVAGGIGITPLLPMIEEAARRGSDWRLVYGGRTRASMAFADRLTRDHPGRVELCPQDETGLLDLDALLGDPRTDTLVYCCGPEPLLAAAQERCASWPKGALRFERFVPSARNDAARNDAATAEGAAEGAFEVELALTGTTLTVPPGRSILEVVEEAGVAVLSSCREGTCGTCETAVLAGVPDHRDDLLTEEEREAGDIMFICVSRARSERLVLEL, from the coding sequence ATGCCCGTCACCGAAGCGGAGCTCGACGTGAAGGTGGCGGGCAAGGAGCCCGTCGCCGACGGCGTCGTCCTCCTGAGCCTCGTTCGTCCCGACGGCGGCCCGCTGCCCGCCTGGACGCCGGGCGCCCACCTCGACCTGCTGCTCGCCCCGGGACTGGTCAGGCAGTATTCGCTGTGCGGCGACCCCGGCGACTCCTCGGTCTTCCAAGTGGCGGTGCTCCGGGAGCGGGACGGGCGGGGCGGCTCCGCGTACGTGCACGATCGGCTGGCGGAGGGCGACACGGTCCGGATGCGTGGTCCCCGCAACCGTTTCGGTCTCGACGAGTCGCCACGCTACCTGTTCGTCGCCGGAGGCATCGGCATCACCCCGCTCCTCCCGATGATCGAGGAGGCGGCGCGGCGCGGGAGCGACTGGCGGCTTGTGTACGGCGGGCGCACCCGGGCGTCGATGGCGTTCGCCGACCGGCTCACGCGGGACCACCCGGGCCGGGTGGAGCTGTGCCCGCAGGACGAGACCGGCCTGCTCGACCTCGACGCGCTGCTCGGCGATCCGCGTACGGACACCCTCGTCTACTGCTGCGGACCCGAGCCGCTGCTGGCGGCTGCGCAGGAACGGTGCGCCTCCTGGCCCAAGGGAGCGCTGCGGTTCGAACGCTTCGTACCCTCCGCCCGGAACGACGCCGCCCGGAACGACGCCGCTACGGCGGAGGGTGCTGCGGAGGGCGCCTTCGAGGTGGAGCTGGCCCTGACCGGCACGACGCTGACCGTGCCGCCGGGCCGCTCGATCCTGGAGGTGGTCGAGGAGGCGGGGGTCGCGGTGCTGTCGTCCTGCCGCGAGGGCACCTGCGGCACCTGTGAGACGGCGGTGCTCGCCGGCGTCCCCGACCACCGCGACGACCTGCTCACCGAGGAGGAGCGCGAGGCCGGGGACATCATGTTCATCTGCGTGTCGCGGGCCCGCTCCGAGCGCCTCGTCCTCGAACTCTGA
- a CDS encoding aromatic ring-hydroxylating dioxygenase subunit alpha encodes MIVTEFARNQWYVAAYGHEVGRKQLGRTILNEPILLYRTEDGRAVAMADRCVHRRFPLSESPSHLVGDRVVCGYHGFTYGPDGVCVAVPAQQRIPRTARLRTYPVVEQDSFVWVWIGDREPGDTLPPRAPWLTSPDYATVCGMEPLNARYGLLVDNLLDLSHETYLHGGYIGTPEVAETPITTEVDEDAGIVYVSRHMDDAACPPFYAESTGIKGRITRWQDIEYHPPCLYLLHSRVAPVGSPPPAADGTDEHAFHVEVVYAITPSTENSTYDFWAVARDFALDDEKVSDFLRDSNRTVVLQDVAALNTLEEVIAAEPDRYQELSVNIDTGGLAARRLLARMAAQGDSVPSQAAAR; translated from the coding sequence GTGATCGTCACCGAATTCGCGCGCAACCAGTGGTACGTGGCCGCCTACGGCCACGAGGTGGGCCGAAAGCAGCTCGGCCGCACCATTCTCAACGAGCCGATCCTGCTCTACCGCACCGAGGACGGGCGCGCGGTGGCCATGGCCGACCGCTGCGTGCACCGCCGCTTCCCCCTGTCCGAATCGCCCAGCCACCTGGTCGGCGACCGTGTCGTGTGCGGCTACCACGGCTTCACCTACGGGCCGGACGGCGTCTGCGTGGCCGTTCCCGCCCAGCAGCGCATCCCGCGCACCGCGCGGCTGCGCACCTATCCCGTGGTCGAGCAGGACTCGTTCGTCTGGGTGTGGATCGGCGACCGCGAGCCGGGCGACACGCTGCCCCCGCGCGCGCCCTGGCTGACCTCGCCCGACTACGCCACGGTGTGCGGCATGGAGCCGCTGAACGCGCGCTACGGCCTGCTCGTGGACAACCTCCTCGACCTGTCCCACGAGACGTACCTGCACGGCGGATACATCGGCACCCCCGAGGTGGCCGAGACCCCGATCACGACCGAGGTCGACGAGGACGCGGGCATCGTCTACGTCAGCCGCCACATGGACGACGCGGCCTGCCCGCCGTTCTACGCCGAGTCGACCGGCATCAAGGGCCGGATCACCCGCTGGCAGGACATCGAGTATCACCCGCCGTGCCTCTATCTGCTGCACAGCCGCGTCGCCCCGGTCGGGTCGCCCCCGCCCGCCGCCGACGGCACGGACGAGCACGCGTTCCACGTCGAGGTCGTGTACGCGATCACCCCGTCGACGGAGAACAGCACGTACGACTTCTGGGCCGTGGCGCGTGACTTCGCGCTCGACGACGAGAAGGTCTCCGACTTCCTGCGGGACAGCAACCGCACCGTCGTGCTGCAGGACGTGGCCGCGCTCAACACGCTGGAGGAGGTCATCGCCGCGGAGCCGGACCGCTACCAGGAGCTGTCGGTGAACATCGACACCGGTGGCCTGGCCGCCCGCCGCCTTCTCGCCCGGATGGCCGCCCAGGGCGACTCCGTGCCCTCGCAGGCCGCCGCTCGATGA
- a CDS encoding acyl-CoA synthetase, translating into MRNAGLGGWPARRAQMSPDRTAFVYADRPYSYTEVHERTTRLASRLRDAGVRAGDRVAYLGPNHIAFAETMFATHMLGGIFVPLNFRLAAPEIAYMLEHSGSSVLVYGPECAAQVAAVVRDLPGLPNLRTVVALESPAERELHYETWLSQGDPTPIDTPVALDDIALILYTSGTTGRPKGAMLSHANLVWNTYHILIGVDVTSTEVTLISAPLFHVAALNQTLLPTFLKGGMSVIMPSWDVDRCYDLIERHRVTWMFGVTAMFAALVQSPRWAGADLSSLRTLMSGGASIPVALIRAYQERGLVFCQGYGMTETSPGATFLEAGESVRKVGSAGVPVFFANVRVVRPDLTPVAPGEPGEVLVQGPNVTPGYWRDPEATAAALTEGGWFHSGDVATLDDEGHLYIVDRVKDMYISGGENVYPAEVEGVLFEHPAVAEAAVVGVPDDKWGEVGRAFVVPRPGTNVTPDEIRDFLRPRLAKYKIPIYVDIVDTLPKTGSGKIRKPDLRRRPLPADSEE; encoded by the coding sequence ATGCGCAATGCCGGACTGGGTGGCTGGCCGGCCCGCCGGGCCCAGATGAGCCCGGACCGCACCGCGTTCGTCTACGCGGACCGGCCGTACAGCTACACGGAGGTCCACGAACGGACGACGAGACTCGCGTCGCGGTTACGCGACGCGGGGGTGCGGGCGGGTGACCGGGTCGCCTACCTCGGTCCGAACCACATCGCCTTCGCCGAGACGATGTTCGCCACCCACATGCTCGGCGGGATCTTCGTCCCGCTGAACTTCCGGCTGGCCGCGCCCGAGATCGCGTACATGCTGGAGCACTCGGGCTCGTCGGTCCTCGTCTACGGGCCCGAGTGCGCGGCACAGGTGGCGGCGGTGGTCCGCGATCTGCCCGGCTTGCCGAACCTGCGCACGGTGGTGGCGCTCGAGTCACCGGCGGAAAGGGAGCTGCACTACGAGACGTGGCTGTCGCAGGGCGACCCCACGCCGATCGACACCCCGGTGGCGCTCGACGACATCGCGCTCATCCTCTACACCTCCGGCACCACCGGACGGCCCAAGGGCGCCATGCTGAGCCACGCCAACCTGGTGTGGAACACCTACCACATCCTGATCGGCGTGGACGTGACGAGCACCGAGGTCACATTGATCAGCGCGCCGCTGTTCCATGTGGCGGCGCTGAACCAGACGTTGCTGCCGACCTTCCTCAAAGGTGGCATGTCGGTCATCATGCCGTCATGGGACGTCGACCGGTGTTACGACCTCATCGAGCGGCACCGGGTCACCTGGATGTTCGGGGTCACCGCGATGTTCGCCGCGCTCGTGCAGTCGCCGCGGTGGGCAGGTGCCGACCTGTCCTCGCTGCGCACGCTGATGTCCGGGGGCGCGTCCATCCCGGTCGCGCTGATCCGCGCCTACCAGGAACGCGGCCTGGTCTTCTGTCAGGGCTACGGGATGACCGAGACCTCGCCGGGCGCGACCTTCCTGGAGGCGGGCGAGAGCGTGCGCAAGGTGGGCTCGGCCGGGGTGCCGGTGTTCTTCGCCAACGTGCGCGTGGTCCGGCCCGACCTCACCCCGGTCGCGCCCGGGGAGCCGGGCGAGGTGCTCGTGCAGGGACCGAACGTGACGCCGGGCTACTGGCGGGATCCGGAGGCGACCGCCGCCGCGCTGACCGAGGGCGGCTGGTTCCACTCGGGCGACGTCGCCACCCTGGACGACGAGGGCCACCTCTACATCGTCGACCGGGTGAAGGACATGTACATCTCCGGCGGGGAGAACGTCTACCCCGCGGAGGTGGAGGGAGTGCTCTTCGAACATCCGGCCGTGGCGGAGGCCGCCGTCGTCGGAGTGCCCGACGACAAGTGGGGCGAAGTGGGCCGCGCCTTCGTCGTGCCGCGCCCCGGCACGAATGTCACTCCCGACGAAATTCGCGACTTTCTCCGCCCTCGGCTCGCGAAGTATAAGATCCCGATCTACGTGGATATCGTCGACACGTTGCCAAAGACCGGTTCCGGCAAGATTCGCAAACCTGACCTGCGCCGGCGGCCCCTCCCCGCCGACTCCGAGGAGTGA
- a CDS encoding MFS transporter: protein MPNLSVSSPNPVQLRRAVASSFLGSVIEYYDFLLYATASAVVFNKVFFSSLDSLTATVASFGTFATGYLARPLGGVIFGHYGDRLGRKRMLVLTMTLMGVASFLIGLLPTYAQIGSLAPIALIVLRVLQGVAVGGEWGGAVLMSAEHATGRRGLWASFTNAGAPFGMVLSTAVLTGTGAVMDEQAFLSWGWRVPFLLSIALLAVGLFVRLRVEETPLFEAVKERASRLPLLDVFRDHPKTLLLGIGVGLSAFVAQGTLTTYLIAYGVRAGFARQVVLNALTLSSALAVLGIVGWSALSDRVGRRPVVLAGAVLMAVFGFALFPMVDSGNQAVLAIALVLGQSVVHPLMYGPLAALYTELFATGSRYTGASLGYQIAGLGAGLAPLLFAQLDASTGGGTTTISVIIAACCLLTVVCVLALRETSRHDLAAVAAGPASGLAADTAKPSSA, encoded by the coding sequence ATGCCGAACCTGTCAGTCTCATCCCCCAACCCCGTTCAGCTTCGCCGCGCGGTGGCCTCCAGCTTCCTGGGCAGCGTCATCGAGTATTACGACTTCCTGCTCTACGCCACGGCCTCGGCGGTGGTCTTCAACAAGGTCTTCTTCTCCTCCCTCGACTCCCTCACCGCGACGGTCGCCAGTTTCGGCACCTTCGCGACCGGCTACCTGGCCAGGCCGCTCGGCGGCGTGATCTTCGGTCACTACGGCGACCGGCTGGGACGCAAGCGCATGCTCGTGCTGACCATGACCCTGATGGGCGTCGCGAGCTTCCTCATCGGCCTGCTGCCCACCTACGCGCAGATCGGCAGCCTCGCGCCGATCGCGCTCATCGTGCTCCGGGTCCTGCAGGGCGTCGCCGTCGGCGGCGAGTGGGGCGGCGCGGTGCTGATGTCCGCCGAGCACGCCACCGGCAGGCGCGGCCTGTGGGCGAGCTTCACCAACGCCGGAGCCCCCTTCGGCATGGTGCTGTCCACGGCGGTGCTCACCGGCACGGGCGCCGTCATGGACGAGCAGGCGTTCCTGAGCTGGGGCTGGCGGGTGCCGTTCCTGCTCAGCATCGCGCTGCTGGCGGTGGGCCTGTTCGTCCGGCTGCGGGTCGAGGAGACCCCGCTGTTCGAGGCCGTCAAGGAGCGGGCGTCCCGGCTGCCGCTGCTGGACGTGTTCCGCGACCACCCGAAGACCCTGCTGCTCGGGATCGGCGTCGGGCTGTCCGCCTTCGTGGCCCAGGGCACCCTCACCACTTATCTCATCGCGTACGGCGTGCGCGCCGGCTTCGCCCGGCAGGTGGTGCTGAACGCGCTCACGCTCTCGTCCGCGCTGGCCGTCCTGGGCATCGTCGGCTGGTCGGCGCTGTCCGACCGGGTCGGGCGCCGGCCGGTCGTGCTCGCGGGCGCGGTGCTCATGGCGGTGTTCGGCTTCGCGCTCTTCCCGATGGTCGACTCCGGCAACCAGGCTGTGCTCGCCATCGCGCTCGTGCTCGGCCAGTCGGTCGTCCACCCGTTGATGTACGGCCCGCTCGCGGCGTTGTACACCGAGCTGTTCGCCACCGGGAGCCGTTACACGGGAGCCTCGCTCGGCTACCAGATCGCCGGGCTCGGGGCGGGCCTCGCACCGCTGCTGTTCGCCCAGCTCGACGCCTCGACCGGAGGCGGCACGACGACGATCTCGGTGATCATCGCGGCCTGCTGCCTGCTCACCGTGGTCTGTGTCCTGGCGCTGCGCGAGACCAGCCGACACGACCTGGCCGCGGTCGCCGCCGGGCCCGCGTCCGGTCTCGCCGCCGACACGGCGAAACCATCCTCCGCCTGA
- a CDS encoding PaaX family transcriptional regulator C-terminal domain-containing protein encodes MTLGGEDDQAAPSLRPQSLMFSFLGIYVLHRDIAVYSGSVIDVFARLGVSEEAVRSTLARMVKRNLLTRHRQGRKVYFGLTPHAVEVLEDGRRRVWETGAVNRDWDGTWTVVGFSIPDSRRSTRHDLRSRLIWDGFGLLQSGLWIAPGVKDVTDVLASLDLGDHVTVLTAKAFKPTEAADLVGKAFDIEQIAARYRAFLAQWDVPRPFPGAPDDLARQLLLHTDWLHLVRQDPHLPAEHLPRDWPAIQAERTFQTLAQRYEPPAAGIAATVLDTLPV; translated from the coding sequence GTGACCCTCGGCGGCGAAGACGACCAGGCGGCGCCATCCCTGCGCCCGCAGTCCCTGATGTTCAGCTTCCTCGGCATCTACGTGCTGCATCGCGACATCGCCGTCTACTCGGGGAGCGTCATCGACGTCTTCGCGCGCCTCGGCGTCTCCGAGGAGGCCGTACGGTCGACGCTCGCGCGGATGGTGAAGCGCAACCTGCTGACCCGGCACCGGCAAGGACGGAAGGTGTATTTCGGCCTGACCCCGCATGCCGTGGAGGTCCTGGAGGACGGGCGCAGACGGGTGTGGGAGACCGGCGCGGTGAACCGCGACTGGGACGGCACGTGGACGGTCGTCGGCTTCTCGATCCCCGACAGCCGCCGCAGCACGCGGCACGACCTGCGGTCGCGGCTCATCTGGGACGGCTTCGGCCTGCTGCAGAGCGGGCTGTGGATCGCGCCGGGCGTCAAGGACGTCACCGACGTGCTCGCCTCCCTCGACCTGGGCGACCACGTGACCGTGCTGACCGCCAAGGCGTTCAAGCCGACCGAGGCGGCCGATCTCGTCGGGAAGGCGTTCGACATCGAGCAGATCGCCGCGCGCTACCGGGCGTTCCTCGCCCAGTGGGACGTCCCCCGGCCGTTCCCCGGCGCGCCCGACGACCTGGCGCGGCAGTTGCTGCTGCACACCGACTGGCTGCATCTCGTCCGCCAGGATCCGCACCTGCCCGCCGAGCACCTGCCCCGCGACTGGCCGGCGATCCAGGCCGAGCGGACCTTCCAGACGCTCGCGCAGCGGTACGAGCCGCCCGCCGCCGGAATCGCCGCCACCGTCCTGGACACGCTGCCCGTCTGA
- a CDS encoding PHB depolymerase family esterase has product MKRLIAAVAGAVAAVLCAAGALVSVVVSAHPAAAATLTEVTGFGANPGNLRMHLYVPNNVQQNPPIVLAMHTCGGSGPGFYSSTEFASLADRYGFIVIYPSASKKMNCFDNWSEASKVRGGQTDPVSLMSMITYVEQQYHGDPNRVFATGASSGAMMTNAMLALYPEVFKAGAAFMGVPFTCFPNEAAYSPGGNSAPCVGKTAQQWGDVVRNANPSYRGPWPRMQLWHGTSDNVVAYAELDEEIKQWTNVHGLSQTPTTTDTPQSGWSRRRYADSSGTVQVEAYTIQGAGHSLPMGGMAAIAIQFFGLTGSPSPSPSPSPSPSPSPSPSPSASPSASPSASPSASPSASPSASPSASPSASPSPSPSIPQGASCRITYRPNSWNDGFTADVTITNTGTAPVNGWTVTWTWPGNQRITNAWNTTVTQSGAQVTARNVSYNPAIPAGGSTNFGFQGTYSGTNTAPAAFALNGAACTIA; this is encoded by the coding sequence ATGAAACGATTAATCGCGGCGGTCGCCGGCGCCGTCGCCGCGGTGCTGTGCGCCGCCGGGGCCCTGGTGTCGGTGGTGGTGTCCGCGCACCCTGCCGCCGCGGCCACGCTGACCGAGGTGACCGGCTTCGGCGCCAACCCCGGCAACCTGCGCATGCACCTGTACGTCCCGAACAACGTCCAGCAGAACCCGCCGATCGTGCTGGCCATGCACACATGTGGGGGCTCGGGGCCGGGCTTCTACTCGTCCACCGAGTTCGCCTCGCTGGCCGACCGCTATGGCTTCATCGTCATCTACCCGTCGGCCTCGAAGAAGATGAACTGCTTCGACAACTGGTCCGAGGCGTCCAAGGTGCGCGGCGGCCAGACCGACCCCGTGTCCCTCATGTCGATGATCACCTATGTCGAGCAGCAGTATCACGGTGACCCGAACCGGGTGTTCGCGACCGGCGCCTCCTCGGGCGCGATGATGACCAACGCGATGCTCGCCCTGTATCCCGAGGTGTTCAAGGCGGGCGCGGCGTTCATGGGCGTGCCGTTCACCTGCTTCCCCAACGAGGCGGCCTACAGCCCGGGCGGCAACTCCGCTCCGTGCGTGGGCAAGACCGCGCAGCAGTGGGGCGACGTGGTCCGCAACGCGAACCCGAGCTATCGGGGGCCGTGGCCGCGCATGCAGCTGTGGCACGGCACCAGCGACAACGTCGTGGCCTACGCCGAGCTGGACGAGGAGATCAAGCAGTGGACGAACGTCCACGGCCTGAGCCAGACGCCGACGACCACGGACACGCCGCAGTCCGGGTGGAGCCGCCGCCGCTACGCCGACTCCTCGGGGACCGTGCAGGTCGAGGCGTACACCATCCAGGGCGCGGGCCACAGCCTCCCCATGGGCGGCATGGCGGCCATCGCCATCCAGTTCTTCGGTCTCACCGGTAGCCCGAGCCCGAGCCCCAGCCCGAGCCCGAGCCCCAGCCCGAGCCCGAGCCCCAGCCCGTCCGCGAGTCCGTCCGCCAGTCCGTCCGCGAGCCCGAGCGCCAGTCCGTCTGCGAGCCCGAGCGCCAGTCCGTCTGCGAGCCCGTCCGCCAGTCCGTCCCCGAGCCCGTCGATTCCGCAGGGCGCCTCCTGCCGGATCACGTACCGGCCCAACTCCTGGAACGACGGCTTCACGGCGGACGTCACGATCACGAACACCGGCACCGCTCCCGTCAACGGCTGGACCGTCACCTGGACGTGGCCGGGCAACCAGCGGATCACCAACGCGTGGAACACCACCGTGACCCAGTCCGGCGCCCAGGTCACCGCGCGCAACGTCTCCTACAACCCCGCCATCCCCGCCGGAGGCAGCACGAACTTCGGCTTCCAGGGCACCTACAGCGGCACCAACACCGCACCGGCCGCCTTCGCCCTCAACGGCGCGGCCTGCACCATCGCCTGA
- a CDS encoding MarR family winged helix-turn-helix transcriptional regulator yields MTARRTRPAARPAAPAARLSYLVFRLERRIRARLDDTLARHGVTTTEYMALSELRTRDGVSSAELARIAFVTPQAMNLVIRDLERRGLIRRDPHPNGGRTLCARLTPEGTAVLRSCDSSLDAIETVMLEKVDDTTREILRDGLTVCARALRPDAY; encoded by the coding sequence GTGACCGCCCGCCGCACCCGCCCCGCCGCTCGGCCCGCCGCCCCCGCGGCCCGCCTGAGCTACCTGGTGTTCCGCCTGGAGCGCCGCATCCGCGCCCGCCTGGACGACACGCTCGCCAGGCACGGCGTCACCACGACCGAATACATGGCGCTCAGTGAGCTGCGCACACGCGATGGGGTGTCGTCTGCGGAGCTGGCCCGCATCGCCTTCGTCACGCCGCAGGCGATGAACCTCGTCATCCGCGACCTGGAACGGCGCGGCCTGATCCGCCGCGATCCGCACCCGAACGGCGGCCGCACCCTGTGCGCCCGCCTCACTCCCGAGGGGACGGCCGTGCTGCGGAGCTGCGACAGCTCACTCGACGCCATCGAAACGGTGATGCTCGAAAAGGTCGACGACACCACGCGGGAGATCCTGCGAGACGGCCTCACCGTGTGCGCCCGGGCCCTGCGCCCCGACGCGTACTGA
- a CDS encoding GNAT family N-acetyltransferase, giving the protein MRIIEDDLSGPQIAEFLWEHVREMRSITPPESKHALDLDGLRAPEVTFWSVMDGDVVVGCGAIKRLDPAHAELKSMRTSAARKRSGIASLLLEHIIGEARRMGFTRLSLETGSADFFLPARRLYEKFGFRYCEPFADYRPDPLSVFMTRLL; this is encoded by the coding sequence ATGAGGATCATCGAGGACGACCTGTCAGGCCCGCAGATCGCCGAGTTCCTGTGGGAACACGTGCGGGAGATGCGGTCCATCACGCCGCCGGAGAGCAAGCACGCTCTCGATCTCGACGGCCTGCGCGCGCCCGAGGTCACGTTCTGGTCGGTGATGGACGGCGACGTCGTCGTGGGCTGCGGCGCCATCAAGAGGCTCGACCCGGCGCACGCCGAGCTGAAGTCGATGCGCACGTCGGCGGCGCGCAAGCGCAGCGGGATCGCGTCCCTGCTGCTGGAGCACATCATCGGCGAGGCCCGGCGGATGGGCTTCACCCGGCTGAGCCTGGAGACCGGCTCGGCCGACTTCTTCCTGCCCGCACGACGGCTGTACGAGAAGTTCGGGTTCCGCTACTGCGAACCCTTCGCCGACTATCGGCCCGACCCGCTCAGCGTGTTCATGACCAGGCTGCTGTGA